The Lewinella sp. 4G2 nucleotide sequence CGTTCCAGGGCGTAGAGGACAGAGCGGATGTTTCCGGCATTGTAGTCGATTACGGCGATCATTGGAATTTATAATTTGGGAATTGGAAATGTAGAATTGAAAATTTTAGTGCTCGCCCTAAATCGTAGCTTGGGTTATTGGATCTCCACTTTTCTGTACCCTATAGCATTCCTTTTGTTGAAGGTAACCTCATATTATCTACGTCCCTCCGCTTGGCGGCCTTGATGGATTTTGCCAGGGCTTTGAACGTAGCTTCAATGATGTGGTGCTCGTTCTTCCCTCTCGCCTTGATGGCCAGGTTACACTTCGCGCCGTCGCTAAAGGATTTGAAGAAATGGTGGAACATTTCCGTGGGCATATCGCCGATCTTTTCGCGTTTGTAGTCGCAATCCCAGACGAGCCAGGGGCGGCCGCCGAAGTCGAGGCGAACGTCTACGGTGGCTTCGTCCATCACTAAATTGAAGCCGTAACGTTCGATGCCCAGCTTGTCGCCGAGGGCGGCGGCAAAGGCTTCCCCGAGGGCAATGGCGGTGTCTTCAATCGTGTGGTGCTCGTCGATGTGGAGGTCACCTTTTACTTTGACGGCCAGGTCGCAACCGGAGTGGCGGCCCAATTGGTCGAGCATATGGTCGAAGAAGCCGAGGCCGGTATCCATGTCGGTTTTACCAGTGCCGTCCAGGTCCAATTCAATTTGGATGTCGGTCTCTTTGGTGGTCCGCGTTACCGCTGCGGTACGGGACTCGAGGCGGAGGAGGCGGTAGATCTCTTCCCAATCGGTCGTCCGCAGGGCGATGGTTTCGGTGAGGCCTTCGAGTTGGTCAGCGTCAAGTTCTTCCACGCCGAGTTCGGGGTCGGTGGCAATCCAGATGCCCTTCGCGCCCATATTTTTGGCGAGTTGGATGTCCGTCAGCCGGTCCCCCACCACGTAGCTGTTGGCGAGGTCGAAATTTCCCCTCAGGTAGTGTTGGACGAGGCCCGTCCCGGGTTTGCGGGTCGGTTGGTTATCAGCCGCAAACGTCCGGTCAATAATTTGCTCGGTAAAAGTGATCCCTTCTGCCTCCAGCGCCCGCAACATCGCGTTGTGGGTGGGCCAGAAGTTAGTCTCGGGGTAGCTGTCCGTACCCAATCCATCCTGGTTGGTGACCATCACGAGGTCATAGTCCAGTTCCCGCACAATGCGCCCCAACCAGCGGAAGACGCCGGGGTAGAAGTTGAGCTTGTTGATGTGGTCCACCTGGTAATCCTCGGGTTCGAGGATGAGGGTGCCGTCGCGGTCTAGGAAGAGGATTTTTTTCATTTGGGGGTCTTCAGAAGTATTTTCTGGGCGCTGCCGCAGGTGCAGGGTGATGGGGAGGGAGCCGCGAAATTAGGATTAATACCTGAGTGCGGGAAGCACTTCGGACGGCGTAAGGACCAGCCCCGACGGTTCATCCGCAAACGACTTGGCGGCGATCACGGTGATGATCTCTTCGCCGTCGTAAAAGGGCAGGGCGCGGGCTTTGGCCAGGAGCTCCTCCCGCAACTTAGCCTCGTTGGTGACGTGGGACCATTTGCATTCGGCGACGATGAGTTGACCACTGCTTTTATTACGCGCTACGACATCGATTTCAATTTTGCCTAGTTTTCGCGTATTTCCCCACCACCTTTTGGCATCTAACCAGTATTCGCCATTCAGGGCGCCTCTTATTATGGATCGTCTGCACAAATCTTCCCACGCAGGCCCTACAAATTGGGGTAGATTTTTGGCAATACGCTCCCAAACAAGATCGGGAAGGTTGTTTTCTATTTCTGATGCACTAGGCGCGATGAATCGGTAGTAAAAGCGAATGAATGAATCATCTACTTTATAGAGGACCGACTTGCTCTTACGGGGGTGTGCTCCAAAAGGGCTCTCCCGCTTGACGTAGCCCAATTTGATGAGCCTATTCATCGGCCGGTTTAAGTCGGCAGCAGTACGCTGTAAGCGTGCGGCAATCTCACTCAGACGATGCGCGCCGTTTGCAACCACTTGC carries:
- the hisB gene encoding bifunctional histidinol-phosphatase/imidazoleglycerol-phosphate dehydratase HisB; protein product: MKKILFLDRDGTLILEPEDYQVDHINKLNFYPGVFRWLGRIVRELDYDLVMVTNQDGLGTDSYPETNFWPTHNAMLRALEAEGITFTEQIIDRTFAADNQPTRKPGTGLVQHYLRGNFDLANSYVVGDRLTDIQLAKNMGAKGIWIATDPELGVEELDADQLEGLTETIALRTTDWEEIYRLLRLESRTAAVTRTTKETDIQIELDLDGTGKTDMDTGLGFFDHMLDQLGRHSGCDLAVKVKGDLHIDEHHTIEDTAIALGEAFAAALGDKLGIERYGFNLVMDEATVDVRLDFGGRPWLVWDCDYKREKIGDMPTEMFHHFFKSFSDGAKCNLAIKARGKNEHHIIEATFKALAKSIKAAKRRDVDNMRLPSTKGML